Proteins encoded by one window of Longimicrobiales bacterium:
- a CDS encoding NAD-glutamate dehydrogenase domain-containing protein, translating into LFLAGAPPEFLRDRSARDIAELVAGSFRHLQRSRPDRVDVEIEEAADYAAGATVIRTGVRERPFVVATVREYLYANGLAFERFLHPVLRVDRDGNGNVTGIGPATEGGPLESLIYGEVVRVDGELSIDEMRTAIGSSLQDAVAVTDDFAPMLATLDEVVASLDGVAQRMPDRTLEVAEVGAFLHWLRDNFVFLGYDAWGRVDQPDGALGNVDGGRGIGLLRDDVQARRVTPILPARAAHERYLSKLNGSASGSSPARRSRNDLAPAAQSAPAQSASAQSAPAQSAPAQSAPAQSASAQSAPAQSASAQPAPAQSAPQSPPSQPARRWPPRLLVITQTSVEATVHRRTRMHAISIRGIEGDEIVGERRFLGLFRSRAYAEEAQQIPILRHKLRLLIEQQGWLPGSHDQREAVKIFNSMPKEELFSASAVEIAEEIKAILAQYYAQEVKVALRPDAAGDAVSVMIIMPADRYSGRVRRALQSALVRELDGTLLNYNLVMGGGAQARLHFQIAAPEERVAAVTASQLDVLVHEVVQTWTELLQRHLARTHSTEEAQRKALRWGAAFNAEYQASSGPEEAAADLGVIEAMEARDRRLDVRLSNRPLMGEGETEGFTWLNVYVRGDGLVLSEFMPILEHLGLRVLSMRPYDATDEQGGAHIYTFSVQDREQRRLDLGARAALLNDAILAVAAGDAASDALNALVLTAGVRWRQVDVLRVYSEYAFQCQIVPARQALPRVLNAYPESARLLVELFRQKFDPAAATSVDERTKRIEEARERVLASLESVTSLNDDRALRRMLTLIDATVRTNYYVHGGDVPTKRSGGVPYISIKILSELLQSLVPTRLRAEVWVQSPKMAGTHLRAAKVARGGLRHSDRPDDVRTEVMGLVRTQAVKNAVIVPAGSKGGFVTPNLSAETKDVAAEVQEQYRTFIRGLLDVTDNLVDSAVVRAPGLVVHDENDPYLVVAADKGTAKFSDIANAVAAEYDFWLDDAFASGGSNGYSHKDVGITARGAWECVRRHFREMGRDTQTEPLTAVGIGDMSGDVFGNGMLRSRQIRLLAAFDHRHIFVDPDPDPEASYVERERLYNLGRSSWDDYDRNVLSEGGFVVSRGQKQITLTPQARTALGLPDDTDVLDGESLIRAILSAPVDLLWNGGIGTYVKAPEERHADVGDTANDAVRIDATDLRCKVLGEGGNLGLTQRARIRYALEGGRCNTDAIDNSGGVEMSDREVNLKILLNAAVAEGRIDRDGRNALLHELTDAVTEKVLNDNRSQSLAISLDLLRAGEGFQDFQGFMTSMEQRGVFDRAAEALPTLETLVERQARGQSLARPELSVLLAYSKLSLKQALLDSSALDDPAMARYVAEYFPPHAVEAAGDGPMASHRLRREIIATLLCNDMVDLMGSAFVHRVARDTGHAESDVARAWFAAASLAGADELRRRLAALEGDVQSGVVYRWLLGLSRVLERTTRWILTNVPVGTPIAEVVDRYLDGVTTLRRDFRSVVVGHERDVFERLTREAGDLTRSEDVAASLITLRFLDQLLGIVEVAHETGADPLRTGRAFYLLSDTLELGWLRDAIRDAAGNDGWEQRAAHLLDDDVRGVHRRLTASAIGSAGANGDVASVVNDLIAKNARELAGYRAISAELKGEERPTLAALITAVREMEGVGSAG; encoded by the coding sequence CGTGGAGATCGAGGAGGCCGCGGACTACGCCGCCGGCGCCACGGTGATCCGCACGGGTGTGCGCGAGCGGCCGTTCGTCGTGGCCACGGTGCGCGAGTACCTGTACGCGAACGGGCTGGCGTTCGAGCGCTTCCTGCACCCGGTGCTGCGGGTGGACCGTGACGGCAACGGCAACGTCACCGGGATCGGTCCGGCCACGGAGGGCGGACCGCTCGAGTCGCTGATCTACGGCGAGGTCGTGCGTGTCGACGGCGAACTCAGCATCGACGAGATGCGCACCGCCATCGGGAGCAGCCTGCAGGATGCGGTCGCGGTCACGGACGATTTCGCGCCGATGCTGGCCACGCTGGACGAGGTCGTCGCATCGCTGGACGGCGTCGCGCAGCGCATGCCGGACCGCACGCTGGAGGTCGCGGAAGTCGGCGCGTTCCTGCACTGGCTGCGCGACAACTTCGTGTTCCTGGGCTACGACGCCTGGGGCCGGGTCGACCAGCCGGATGGCGCCCTCGGGAACGTCGACGGCGGCCGCGGCATCGGGCTGCTCCGCGACGACGTGCAGGCGCGTCGCGTGACGCCGATCCTGCCCGCGCGCGCCGCGCACGAGCGCTACCTGAGCAAGCTGAACGGCTCCGCGTCGGGCAGTTCACCGGCGAGGCGGTCGCGCAACGACCTCGCCCCTGCCGCACAGTCCGCACCGGCACAGTCCGCATCGGCGCAGTCCGCACCGGCACAGTCCGCACCGGCACAGTCCGCACCGGCACAGTCCGCATCGGCACAGTCCGCACCGGCACAGTCCGCATCGGCACAGCCCGCACCGGCGCAGTCCGCACCGCAGTCCCCACCGTCGCAGCCCGCCAGGCGCTGGCCGCCGCGCCTGCTCGTGATCACGCAGACGTCGGTGGAAGCGACGGTGCATCGTCGCACGCGCATGCACGCGATCTCGATCCGCGGCATCGAGGGCGACGAGATCGTCGGTGAGCGTCGCTTCCTGGGACTGTTCCGCTCGCGTGCGTACGCGGAGGAAGCGCAGCAGATCCCGATCCTGCGTCACAAGCTGCGGCTGCTGATCGAGCAGCAGGGCTGGCTGCCCGGCTCGCACGACCAGCGCGAGGCGGTGAAGATCTTCAACTCGATGCCGAAGGAGGAGCTGTTCTCGGCATCGGCGGTGGAGATTGCGGAAGAGATCAAGGCGATCCTCGCGCAGTACTACGCGCAGGAGGTCAAGGTCGCGCTGCGGCCAGACGCGGCAGGGGACGCGGTGTCCGTCATGATCATCATGCCCGCCGACCGCTACAGCGGCCGCGTGCGACGCGCGCTGCAGTCGGCGCTCGTGCGCGAGCTGGACGGCACGCTGCTGAACTACAACCTGGTGATGGGCGGCGGGGCGCAGGCGCGGCTGCACTTCCAGATCGCGGCGCCGGAGGAGCGGGTCGCCGCGGTGACCGCGTCGCAGCTCGATGTGCTGGTCCACGAGGTCGTGCAGACGTGGACGGAGCTGCTGCAGCGCCACCTCGCGCGTACGCACTCGACCGAGGAGGCGCAGCGCAAGGCGCTGCGCTGGGGCGCGGCCTTCAATGCGGAGTACCAGGCGTCCAGTGGACCCGAGGAGGCTGCGGCGGACCTGGGCGTGATCGAGGCGATGGAAGCGCGGGACCGTCGCCTGGACGTGCGGCTGTCGAACCGGCCGCTGATGGGCGAAGGCGAGACGGAGGGGTTCACGTGGCTGAACGTCTACGTGCGCGGCGACGGCCTCGTGCTCTCCGAGTTCATGCCGATCCTCGAGCATCTCGGTCTGCGCGTGCTTTCCATGCGCCCGTACGACGCGACGGACGAGCAGGGCGGCGCGCACATCTACACGTTCAGCGTGCAGGACCGGGAACAGCGTCGCCTGGACCTCGGCGCGCGTGCCGCACTCCTCAATGATGCGATCCTGGCCGTGGCTGCGGGCGATGCGGCGAGTGATGCACTGAACGCGCTCGTGCTCACGGCAGGGGTGCGCTGGCGGCAGGTGGACGTGCTGCGCGTGTACAGCGAGTACGCGTTCCAGTGCCAGATCGTGCCCGCTCGCCAGGCGCTGCCGCGCGTGCTGAACGCGTACCCGGAGTCCGCACGCCTGCTGGTCGAGCTGTTCCGCCAGAAGTTCGACCCCGCGGCTGCGACCAGCGTCGACGAGCGCACGAAGCGCATCGAGGAGGCACGCGAGCGCGTGCTCGCGTCGCTGGAAAGCGTGACGTCGCTCAACGACGACCGCGCACTGCGTCGCATGCTCACGCTGATCGATGCGACGGTCCGCACGAATTACTACGTGCACGGCGGTGACGTCCCGACGAAGCGCTCCGGCGGCGTGCCGTACATCTCGATCAAGATCCTGTCCGAGCTGCTGCAATCGCTGGTGCCGACGCGCCTGCGCGCGGAGGTGTGGGTGCAGTCGCCGAAGATGGCGGGCACGCACCTGCGCGCGGCCAAGGTCGCGCGTGGCGGACTGCGTCACAGCGATCGTCCCGACGACGTGCGCACCGAGGTCATGGGCCTCGTGCGCACGCAGGCGGTCAAGAACGCGGTGATCGTGCCCGCGGGCTCCAAGGGCGGCTTCGTCACGCCGAACCTTTCCGCGGAAACGAAGGACGTCGCGGCCGAGGTGCAGGAGCAGTACCGCACGTTCATCCGTGGCCTGCTCGACGTCACCGACAACCTGGTCGACAGCGCGGTCGTGCGCGCGCCGGGACTGGTCGTGCACGACGAGAACGATCCGTACCTCGTCGTCGCGGCGGACAAGGGCACCGCGAAGTTCTCCGACATCGCCAATGCGGTCGCCGCCGAGTACGACTTCTGGCTGGACGACGCGTTCGCGTCCGGCGGCTCCAACGGCTACAGCCACAAGGACGTCGGCATCACCGCGCGCGGCGCGTGGGAGTGTGTGCGTCGACACTTCCGCGAGATGGGCCGCGACACGCAGACCGAGCCGCTGACCGCGGTCGGCATCGGCGACATGAGCGGCGACGTCTTCGGCAACGGCATGCTGCGCTCGCGCCAGATCAGGCTGCTCGCGGCGTTCGATCACCGGCACATCTTCGTCGACCCGGATCCCGATCCGGAGGCGTCGTACGTCGAGCGCGAGCGGCTGTACAATCTGGGCCGCTCCAGCTGGGACGACTACGATCGCAATGTGCTGAGCGAGGGCGGCTTCGTCGTGTCGCGCGGGCAGAAACAGATCACGCTCACGCCGCAGGCGCGCACCGCGCTCGGCCTGCCCGATGACACCGACGTGCTCGACGGCGAGTCGCTGATACGCGCGATCCTGTCCGCGCCGGTCGACCTGCTCTGGAACGGCGGCATCGGCACGTACGTGAAGGCGCCGGAAGAGCGGCACGCGGATGTCGGTGACACGGCGAACGACGCCGTGCGCATCGACGCGACCGACCTGCGCTGCAAGGTGCTGGGCGAAGGCGGCAACCTGGGGCTGACGCAGCGGGCGCGCATCCGCTACGCGCTCGAAGGCGGTCGCTGCAACACGGACGCGATCGACAACTCGGGCGGTGTCGAGATGTCGGACCGCGAGGTCAACCTCAAGATCCTGCTGAACGCCGCAGTCGCGGAAGGCCGCATCGATCGCGACGGCCGCAACGCACTGCTGCACGAGCTGACCGACGCGGTGACGGAGAAGGTCCTGAACGACAACCGCTCGCAGAGTCTCGCGATCTCGCTGGACCTGCTGCGCGCTGGCGAAGGTTTCCAGGATTTCCAGGGCTTCATGACGTCCATGGAGCAGCGCGGCGTCTTCGACCGCGCGGCGGAAGCGCTGCCGACACTGGAAACGCTGGTCGAGCGGCAGGCGCGCGGACAGTCGCTCGCGCGTCCCGAGCTGTCCGTGCTGCTCGCGTACTCCAAGCTGTCGCTCAAGCAGGCGCTGCTCGACAGCAGTGCGCTGGATGATCCCGCGATGGCGCGCTACGTCGCGGAGTACTTCCCGCCGCATGCGGTCGAGGCGGCTGGCGACGGTCCCATGGCGAGTCACCGGCTGCGCCGCGAGATCATCGCGACGCTGCTGTGCAACGACATGGTCGACCTCATGGGCTCCGCGTTCGTGCACCGCGTCGCGCGCGACACCGGTCATGCGGAAAGCGACGTCGCCCGCGCCTGGTTCGCGGCGGCAAGCCTGGCCGGCGCGGACGAGCTGCGGCGCAGGCTCGCGGCGCTCGAGGGTGACGTGCAGAGCGGCGTCGTATACCGCTGGCTGCTCGGCCTGTCCCGCGTGCTCGAGCGCACCACGCGCTGGATCCTCACCAACGTCCCGGTCGGCACACCGATCGCCGAGGTGGTGGACCGCTACCTGGACGGGGTGACGACGCTGCGGCGCGATTTCCGATCGGTCGTCGTCGGCCACGAGCGCGACGTGTTCGAGCGGCTGACGCGCGAGGCGGGCGACCTGACACGCAGCGAGGACGTCGCCGCGTCGCTCATCACGCTGCGCTTTCTCGACCAGCTGCTCGGCATCGTCGAAGTCGCGCACGAGACGGGCGCCGATCCGCTGCGGACAGGGCGCGCGTTCTACCTGCTGTCCGACACGCTGGAGCTCGGCTGGCTGCGCGACGCGATCCGCGACGCCGCCGGCAACGACGGCTGGGAGCAGCGTGCGGCGCATCTTCTCGACGACGACGTCCGCGGCGTGCATCGTCGCCTGACGGCGAGCGCCATCGGCAGCGCGGGCGCGAACGGCGACGTCGCATCCGTGGTCAACGACCTGATCGCGAAGAACGCGCGCGAGCTGGCAGGCTACCGTGCGATCAGTGCGGAATTGAAGGGCGAGGAGCGGCCGACGCTGGCGGCGCTGATCACGGCGGTCAGGGAGATGGAGGGAGTCGGCAGCGCGGGCTGA